One Scleropages formosus chromosome 8, fSclFor1.1, whole genome shotgun sequence DNA window includes the following coding sequences:
- the LOC108937166 gene encoding protein tweety homolog 2-like — protein MCAARLNYIAPWWTYWLHNFPHTNLRLEPVDSAFRPQEEDYQQSLVFLGCVAAAALGLNLLFLATYLSCLCCCHKEDEVEEENKRSNSCCVSWTAVLAALVICSAVGVGFYGNSESNDGMYQMTYSLYNANHTLSGIDRLVTGMTGSMEGRLKEHLARLDEIFAARDDFVQTLRFMQQMANNIIIQLKSFPDLRKANVDLAAIADQTTTWEYYRWLTYLLLLIVDLVICLAACLALAKQSRWLLTTMMVFGVLALALSWASLGADTAAAVGTSDFCVAPDKFLVNQTKDIIATDVSHYYLYCSTNLLNPFQKSLTTFQRSLTTMQIQTQGLLQKAVLRFPTSERDLLGIQQILNSTESGLHQLTALLDCRSLHKDYLDALNGVCYDGVEGLLYLCLFSLLAAAAFCAMLCAIPHALKHIASRERAYDDIDEADPFNPRTRRTMVRSPSQSHVHSFCSYSSRSSQGSLHAAPPAISNAPVAEYMNQSMLFGGNPRYENVPLIRSGSGSPPPSYSPSMRANYLSVTDSQVRHFGSDYQI, from the exons ATGTGCGCCGCGCGGCTCAACTACATCGCACCATGGTGGACCTACTGGCTGCACAACTTCCCGCACACGAACCTGCGGCTGGAGCCCGTGGACAGCGCGTTCCGGCCGCAGGAGGAGGACTACCAGCAG TCACTTGTCTTCCTGGGCTGCGTAGCTGCAGCCGCCCTGGGGCTTAACCTGCTTTTCCTGGCCACCTACCTGAGCTGCCTGTGCTGCTGCCACAAGGAGgatgaggtggaggaggagaacaagagGTCCAACTCCTGCTGTGTGAGCTGGACTGCTGTCCTGGCTGCCTTGGTCATCTG ttctgctgTAGGTGTGGGTTTCTACGGAAACAGTGAGAGCAATGATGGGATGTACCAGATGACATATTCCCTATACAATGCCAATCACACCTTGAGTGGCATTGATCGACTG GTGACAGGCATGACAGGCAGCATGGAGGGCAGGCTGAAAGAGCATCTGGCGCGCCTTGATGAGATCTTCGCTGCACGCGATGACTTTGTGCAGACACTGCGCTTTATGCAGCAGATGGCCAACAACATTATCATCCAGCTGAAGAGTTTCCCTGACCTGAGGAAGGCTAATGTGGACCTGGCTGCCATCGCAGACCAGACCACGACCTGGGAGTACTACAG GTGGCTCACTTACTTGCTGTTGCTGATAGTAGACCTGGTCATCTGCCTGGCAGCCTGCCTGGCACTGGCAAAGCAATCTCGCTGGCTTCTCACCAC CATGATGGTGTTTGGAGTCCTGGCTCTGGCGCTCAGCTGGGCGTCGCTAGGGGCGGACACGGCTGCAGCTGTG GGTACGAGCGACTTCTGTGTAGCCCCAGACAAGTTCCTTGTGAACCAGACCAAGGACATCATTGCAACTG ATGTTTCTCACTACTACCTGTACTGCAGCACGAACCTGTTGAACCCGTTCCAGAAG TCGCTGACCACCTTTCAGAGGTCCCTGACCACCATGCAGATCCAGACACAGGGCCTGCTGCAGAAAGCTGTGCTCCGCTTCCCCACCTCAGAG aGGGACCTGCTTGGAATCCAGCAGATCTTAAACTCCACTGAGTCTGGCCTACATCAGCTAACCGCCCTGCTTGACTGCCGCAGTTTACACAAG GACTACTTGGATGCACTGAATGGCGTGTGTTACGATGGTGTGGAGGGTCTACTCTACTTGTGCCTCTTCTCCCTGCTggcggctgctgccttctgcgCCATGTTGTGCGCCATCCCCCACGCCTTAAAGCACATTGCCAGCAG GGAACGGGCCTACGATGACATCGACGAGGCAGACCCGTTCAACCCACGGACGCGGCGGACAATGGTCCGCAGTCCCAGCCAGAGCCATGTGCACAGCTTCTGCAGTTATAGCAGCCGGAGCAGCCAAGGCAGCCTTCATGCAGCCCCCCCAGCCATCTCCAATGCCCCCGTCGCTGAGTACAT GAACCAGTCGATGCTGTTCGGGGGTAACCCCCGCTACGAGAACGTGCCGCTGATCAGGAGCGGCTCGGGGTCGCCACCACCCTCG TACTCCCCCAGCATGAGGGCTAACTACTTGTCCGTGACAGACAGCCAGGTCCGACACTTTGGCTCGGACTACCAGATATAA